The uncultured Desulfatiglans sp. DNA window CTGCAGAAGATCCTGCCGCTGTCCGGCACGGATATTATAGCAGGGCTTGCGACACTCGTCGGATGCGGGGTGGTGGAGGCCGCCCCGGACGGTTCATGGCAAGTGAGCGCGCTTGGATACCCTGCGGTGGATGATGCCTTGAGAGGCGAGGGATACCTCGCCGGAGCCTTTTAGGAGGGCAGAATGTCCCCCAATCCTGAGATTGCCGATGCCTTTCGTGAACTGAGCCACGTCAAGCTTCTGCCGATTATCCTGATCGCCGTTGCGGCATGGGCCGCGATCAAGATTGCCGACCGTCTTTTCCCCTGGGTTGCAGAGCGGCTCCCGGCCAGGTTCCGGTTGCACGTATTGCCGGTGGTTACGATCGTCCGTTTGATGATTTTCGCCCTTGCGATGGTTTTGATCGTTCCACTGATCATCGAACCGTCGTTCCAAAACCTGGTCGCCATCCTCGCGGCGGCGGGCCTCGCCATAGGGTTCGCCTTCAAGGATTACATGAGCGGCATCATCGGCGGTTTGCTGGTTGTTTACGAACGGCCGTATCGTGTAGGTGACTGGGTCGAGATCGACGGCGACTACGGGGAAGTGAAATCGGTGAGCGCCAGGTCGGTGCGGCTCCTGACCCCCGATGACACGGTGGTGCATATCCCGCACACCAGGATGTGGCAAAGCGCTATCCGTAACCACAACGACGGGAAGCGGGATCTGCAGTGCACGGCGGATTTTTATCTGGACAGCGATCATGATGGATCGTTGATGCGCCAGAGACTCCATGACGTTGCCCTGACAAGTCCTTACGTGAACCTCGATCACCCGATCATCGTAGTGACTTCCGAAAACCCCTGGGGAACGCGCCATCGGATCAGGGCGTATCCGATCGACGCACGCGAGCAGTTCCTGTTTATCAGCGATTTGACGGCGAGGGGAAGGAGAAGCATCTCCGAGGCGGGAGGACGCCCGATCCGGGTGCCCTGGCATCCGGGCAAGGAGGATGGTGTTCAAGGCTTATCAGGGACAGGCCCCTAGAGGTAGATTCTGCTTTCGGCCGGTTCCCCGTATCGCTCCCTCAGTTTGCGGATCCTCACGTGGAGTGGGGCAAGTTCAGCCCGGATGGCGCCTTCAGGGCAGTATCTCACGCAGTTGAAGCAGAATATGCACTCCGGTCCGAATTCCGGGTAAGGGGTGAGGCGGATCGCCTGGACGGGGCATTGGTCCGCGCAGAGGTTGCACAGGGTACAGTGTTCCTGGTCGAGGGTGCGGGCAGGGAAATGGGCCTTCGCCCGCGTAAATCCTTCGGGATCGGGTTCCGGGGGCGCCTGCGGATCAGGAGCGAGCGAGTCGGCGGCGATCGTAGCTGGTTCGGATGTCCTCATCTTGGCTTCGACGGAGGTGACCAGCTGTTCGGCAATGAGGGCGTCGTTTCGGTCGGGGCGGCCTTTCGCCAGGGGTTCATCGAGGGCCCACATGAGCGAGTGTTCTGCTACGAATTTACCGGCGCCGAGCACGGGATAACCTCTTTCCTGAAGCGTACGGGCCATGTCGTAAAGCGCCCGTCCGCTGTTGACGCCTCCCCACGTGACGAAGGGGACGGAAAATCCTTTGCAGGACGGGGGCAGCCCGGAAAGGAAAGCCGTCACGGGCGGTGCTGCGTAAGAGGCGTATACGGGTGAGCCGACATAGATGCAGATGTTGTCCCTGGCCGCGCCCATCTGGGACATAACGAAGGGAATGTCGTCGTCCCGTCCGAGGTCGATCATGACGGCGGGTGTTCCCTCGGTTCGGAGGGCGCTTTCGATCGCGCGGGCCATGCGGCGGGTGGTGCCTGAGGGTGAAAAATAGACGATAAGTGCTTTGCGGATGGCCATCGGCATAACCGCCCTCCTTTGGATAGTGCCTTCGCCAGAGAAGGCTGTCTGCCTAGTTGTCCGGCCGGCAAATGTCGCATCACCGTGCCTCGGCACACGGGGGGTATAAGCTCCTCTTTCCCTCGTCGACCCTGCGCAATCTCATGTGGAAAAGGGTCGCAGCGGGGACGCGCCCCGGATTCAGAGAAGAGGACCGCTTTCATCCGCCGCGCGGGATCATCTTTCGAGTACTTTCGGGCAGGTCCCGCTTCATGTTTCATGGAGGGAAAGCGGCCGCTTGTGGGGATGCCACACGGTCAGGAGCCACGAGGCTCCCGGAGGCGCACCACCTCCCAGAGGCGGTGAAAAAAGCCCTTTCCCAAGGAAAAACTAGCGCATGGCATTGGATAAAGTCAAAAGAATTGGTTGGGGAGGCATTGAAAATCAGAGCCGCGTGGGCGGCTGCATGTGACGCTCGATAGCGGTAGGTTTAAAACAGATGCAAATGCCAAAATACGGCAAGGAGGCGAAGGCCCAACAAATGGGGCTTTGGTATAGATGGAGGAAGGTTTGGATCGCCGTTACCTTCATGTTGGCCTTGATGGCCGGAGCGCGGCAGTCCCGTGCTATGGAGTTCTGCGCCGGCGATGCTACATTCGACCGGCCTTTCAGAAAGGGGCAGGTCGCGCTGCAGCTTGCGTCCGGCCTTCTTTTCTCACCGACCATATTGGCTAAACGGTCATCTGTCATGGATTATTGGCAGACCAATCTGCGCCTTTCGAAAATGCTGACGGACCCGGGACCCGGCAGGTCGCTTATCCGGGGGAATTGGGAGCTGATCGGCGAATTGACCTACTCGTATATTTACAAAGGGGCAGGCAACGTCATGGGAGGCGTTACCGGCCTTATCCGCTACAATTTCGTCCAGCCCGGTGCGCGCTGCTTTCCTTACCTCCAGGCCGGGGTGGGAGTGGTCCTGAACGACGCCTATCGCGACGGGAATCAGATCGATCTCGGGCAGGCCGTCGAGTTCACCCCGCAGGGCAGTGCGGGATTACGGTTCATGCTCTCTCCGCATTGGGCGCTGAACGCCGAGGTCATGTTCCATCATGTCTCCAACGCCGGTCTGTCGATGCGAAACAGGGGACTCAACGCTTTCGGGGGACTCGTCGGGATGACGTACTTTTTTGGCGGCACGGAGGAGCCTGTCCGATAAAACACGCCATAAAGCCTTTTCGTCGCCGGTTTGTTTGCATTGAGAGCAGCCGATCGGCTATCATGGATCAGCGCGCACCTTCAGTTCCAGAGGGGATTCTTTGACTGTGGACATGCCATGCCGTTAGGGAGGAGAAAGCCATGGGGCGAAAACCGGAGAGGAAATTTTATTTGAAGGAGTTCAAGGCGATCAGCCACGCCATATCGATTTATGAAGATCTGGCGCTCCTGATGAATCATCTGAGCGAGGGGACCAGCAGAACCTTCGAGGCGAAGGGTTGCAGCATCTTCCTGGTGGATGACAGGGAAAACCAGCTGGTTCACGTCAGTACCTATGGGATCAGTGAAGAGTATTTGAACAAAGGACCGCTCGTCCTGAACAAAGAGTCCTGTGTAACTTGCACGGGTGAGCCGGTCCTGATCCGGGACATGCAGAAGGACGTGAGGGTCCAGTATCCGGAGTCTGCGGCCAAGGAGGGAATCGTGAGCATGCTCTCCGTGCCGATCAAGTACCACGGCGCTGTCATCGGCGTCATCCGGGTCTATCACGCCGAGCCGTGGGAGTATCATGAGGCCGATATCGAAACCTTGTGCGTTTTGGCCGAACAACTCGGTGTGGTCATCGAGAACAACGGCCTCAAAAACTTTCTCGAGAGGGTGAAAATGGCCTTGGAAAGCCTGCCGCTGAGGGCCTTGGAAGGGCTCTAGCCATGGCGGGAAAGGTTTTCAGAGATACCACCCCTATTTTTGTGATTGACCACGGAGACATTATCGAGGTCGGCGGAAAGCGTTACGTCGTCACCGGTCACGAAAGGGAGCGCCGCTTCGGAATGGACGACCCGAAATTCTGGGTGAAGCGCGTGGTGGATGAGGAAACCGGAGAAAAGAAGCTCATCAAATTGTCTTTTCTGGAGACCTTTGTGGCCTCTTATGGGGAGGTGAAGGTGAATTGCTTCCGGAATCCTACCAAGGAGGCCGAGATCCTCGATCTGGTCAAGGATCACCCGTTTTTCATGCACGGGACATCGAGCCTCGATGAGAAGGGAAACGTGCTGCGGATTCTGGATATCGTGAATGGCACCAACTTTCTGCTTTACCTGGACGAGTTCACCATGCCATACCGGGACTACATGGAGAAATACCTTCCGAACATGCTAAGGCATATCGTCAAGGCGTTCGAGGCCATCCGTTTCCTGCATATCAACGGGTTCAGGCATGGGGATATCCGTAATGACCACATCATCGTCGAAAAGGAAACCGGGAGGTACGTCTGGATCGATTTCGACTACGATTTCGAAGCGACGGAAAACCCTTTCGCCCTGGATCTTTTCGGCCTGGGAAGCATTTTGATGAATGCGATCGGGAAGGGGCTGCACGATATGCACATGATCTTGCAGCAGAAGTCTACATATGGAGATGTAGCGGAGCAGCTCGAACCTGGGGATTTTTCAATCATTCATAAGAGGCGGCTGGTGAATCTCAAGAAACTCTACCCCGAGATCCCCAAACCGTTGAATGATATTTTGATGCATTTTTCGAAATCTGCGAACGTTTATTATGAATTTACCGAAGAAATCATAGAAGATCTCAATCGCTGTCTTTATTCGGTATTCGAGTGAGGGGAGGCATCCTTTGACAACAAATGTACTTGTACCTCTCAGCGACTCTGTAAGTTCCCGGGCGGTTGTGGACTACCTGGTGAATCTCCCTTTCTGCCCGGAAGACTGGAACGTCGTTCTGATACATCTTTTCCGCAAGCCCTCCGCGAGTGAAGAGCTGATGGGAAAGAAGTTCACGGAAGAAATGTCGGCGCGCTACCAGGATGTGCTCGAAAAGGCGCGGGACCGCCTGATCGAAGCCGGGTTCACGCCGGACCACATCAGGATCGAGATGATCAGCGAGCCTTATCCGACGATTTCCGACGGGATCATCGATCAGTTTCGTAAGGATAAGTATGATATGGTCGTCATCGGGCGTAAGCGGATGACCAAGGCCGAAGAGTTTGTCATGGGGGACGTCAGCGTAAAACTACTCCGGGCCCTCGAAGGAGCCGCCATCCTGGTCGTCAAGTCCAAGTGAGGGCCTCTCCTTACAGGCGGCTTCCCTTTGAATCGGCCTGAAACAAGCTGCCGCTGGAATGCCGTTGGCGATCACCAGCGGCGCGCAGGGAGCCCGCATGAATCCCGTTATAGCTTGGTTCCGCAGACATCTTTCCAATCCCCAGATCGTAATTCTCGGAGTGCTTCTCATAATCGGCGGGGTCCTCGTCCTGGCGCTCGGCGGAATCCTCGCCCCCGTCCTGGTCAGCCTCGTCCTTGCCTATCTGCTCGAAGGGCTGGTGAAATTCTTCGAGCGTTTGAAAATCCCCCGCATCCTGAGCGTAGCGATCATTTTCGTGCTTTTCATGGCCGGCCTGCTTTTCCTCTTCGTGGCTCTCGTCCCGCTTCTCTGGCAGCAGTCGGTACAGCTCATCCAGGGTCTGCCCTCCAAGATATCCTGGACACAGGATGCTTTGATGCAACTGCCGGACCGGTACCCCGAGTTTTTCAGTGAGCAGCAGATACGGGATTTCATGGCCATGCTGCGATCCGAGCTTGCCAATGCCGGGCAGCGGCTGGTTTCCCTGTCTATCGCTTCGGCCCGCTTGATCGTATGGATCGTGGTCTATATGTTCCTTGTGCCTATGCTTGTGTTTTTCTTCTTGAAAGACAAGAATCGACTGCTTGAATGGGTGCGACGATTTCTTCCGGCGGAAAGGCGGCTTGCCAGCGAGGTCTGGCAGGAGGTCGACCGCCAGATAGGGAACTATGTGCGCGGGAAGGCCTGGGAGATCCTCATCGTCTGGGTGGTCAGTTTCATCACCTTTTCACTCCTGGGTCTCGAGTTTGCAATGCTGCTGAGTCTTTTCGTCGGGCTTTCCGTCCTGATCCCCTATATCGGTGCCACCGTGATGACGTTTCCCGTGGCCTTCATCGCCTATTTCCAATGGGGGCCGACCGCGCCTTTCTTCTATACCGTCGGCGCGTATCTTCTCATCCAGATACTTGACGGGAACGTGCTGGTCGCCCTCCTTTTCTCGGAGGCCGTCAACCTGCACCCCATCGCCATCATCGTCGCAGTCCTCTTTTTCGGCGGTGTCCTCGGTTTCTGGGGAATCTTCTTCGCTATCCCCCTCGCCACCCTCGTCCAAGCCATCATCAACCAATGGGGTCGGACCAAATTATCTGCCTGAAATCAAGGCACTATTTGCTTATAGTGTAAGGTTTTAGAGCCTTAGAATGGCCTTTTCAAGGCCCAAATGCCGGTTTTAAGCAGATACAGCAATAGGGTCGGACCAGATTATCCAGTAGAAATCACATTGCTATTGCCGGAAAACATGGATTTGTGTTGCTTTAGAATGACCTTTTTAGGGCCCAAATGACAGTTTTAAGCAGATGTAGATACAAGGCAGGGGGGGATCGGACATCTGCTGAAAGCTTTACGCGTCGCTTGGATTGGCGTCCAGGCACCTCATATTCCCCGTTGCGCCGGGCTGGGTTTTATTGCCTCGAGGCATTTAAAGGTGTTGAGGCTCTTGGGTTGAGGATCCTTTTCTTCAAGTTTTCAGAAGGTATTAACGCCGGTCAAAAAATGGACAGAATGGAGGGTTTAAAAACGATCAGGGAGAGTACCGGGACATAGCTGTGCACGGGGCGGCAAACGGCTTTGCGAAGAGGGGGAGCCTGCGGGAGCCAGATACGCCCGAGGAAGGGCCCTCCACCTCTCCAGGAGGGAGAGGCGGGAGCAAACAAAGATTTTTCAGGGAATGGACCTATTTGTTTTTTCTTCGATAACTTGTTCCTCCGAGGATGATGATCTCCGAGTTGTAGACGAGCCGGTCAGCGATCGCGGAGGCTACCGTGTTGGAATCGAAGACCTTCCCCCATTGAGCAAAAGGCAGATTGGTGGAGAGGATTGTTGACCTCTGGGTATGCCTTTGACTGATGACCTGGAAGAAGAGGTTCGACCCCTGTGAGCCAAGCGGAAGATAACCAAGCTCGTCACAAACGAGCAGATCCGGGGTTTGATAATGCCGAAGCTTTCTGATGAGCGATCGGTCGAGCTCGGCGGCGACCAACTGGTTGATCATGTCGATGGCGCTGGTGAAGAGGACCTTGAGGTTGGCATTGCACGCTGAGGTGGCGATGCATTTGGCCAGCATGGTTTTCCCGGTGCCGGGGTTGCCGATGAAGATGATATCTTGCTTTTTTTCGATGAAGTCGAGGTTGAGGAGTTCGAGGATTTTGGTTTTCTGATCCTCGCGGGATTTGTGGTGGTGGAAGTCAAACTGATCGATGCTCACTCTTTCCGTGATGCCGGATTGTGAGAAGCGTCGGCTGACGGCGTTTTTCCACCGCTCCTCCTGTTCTGCATCCAACAGACGCTTCAGGATGTCCAGGATGCCGAGGTTTTTCTGCCGAGCCTGCTCGAGGACACCTTCGAGATGGGCGGCCATTACGGAGAGCTTGAGGGCCTTGAGGTCCTGAGAAACGACCTCGATGGACACGGACATGGCTATTTCCCCTTTCTGAGGACAAAGGCGTCGAACTCGGCGAGGTTGGGTTCTTCGAGGCGGATGCGGTTCAGTCGCTCTTCTTTGAGCTGGAGAGGCGGGTGGTCTTTGGTGGGGGTGTGGTCCTGGACGAGGATGTTTTCGATGTAATGAGCGCCGAAGGCCTTGTTGATCAGTGCTTTTTGAAGAGATGCCAGGAAAGCGACCAACCCGTAGCGGTCTTTGAGAACCAGGAGTTTGCCCACATTCTTCCTGAGGGGAAGGCGGGCTGCAGCCATGTGTTCGAGGTAGAGCCTGGCATCTTCGCCCAGGGAGGCGAAGAGGGCCACTTCTTCGGATTGCCACTGCCTGCGCATGCCTTTTAAGACCGCTTCGCGGTGCTCCGGGAGTTCGATGCGCTGTTTCCGTTCCCAGGAGCGCTGATGGGTGGCGATCAGTTTTTCCTTGAGATAGATGCTGAGAGTTTGCTGATCGGCTTTGACCACGACCTGTTTGCCGACGGCCCAGGGGGGAGTGGTGTAGGTGTTGGCATCGAAGTGAATGCAAAAATCGGTGTGGACCTTGAGCACGGCTGATTCACGGCAATCGGGAAGGAAGTCGGGCAAAGGCCTGAGTTGCTCCTGCAGGGCTCGATCGACAGGCCTCTGAGCGGTGGTGGCATGCAGCCGGCAGTTGGCGAGGGTATCGCGCCAGTGATCGGCCTGGCGCTGCAAGTCGGTGAGATCGACGAACTCGCGCAGGGGCCAGAAGTTATGGCGGATATAGTGGATGACGCCCTTTTCGACCTTGCCTTTTTCCTGAGGCTGGCGGGGGTTGCAGGCCCGCGGGGTGATGCCGAAAGGACGGAGGAACTCCAGAAAGGCTTCGTTGAAGCGGATGAGGGATCCTTCCCGTTCGAGCACGGCGGTGAGCATATTGTCGGTGAGGATTTCTCTCGGGACCCCGTTAAAGAAACGAAAGGCGTTCAAGAGGCAGCGGTGAAGGGTCTGCTGGTTTTGGGAGTGGGTGAACTCGAGATAGAGCAGTCGGCTGTAGCTTAAAACGATGGCGAAGCAGTACAGCCTGCGCTCCGTATCGCCGTAGCGGAGGCTGCCGAAGTGGCCCCAGTCGATCTGGCACTGCTCGCCCGGCAGGGTTTCGAAGCGCAGGAACACCCGGCGCGGTGCGGGCCTGATCGATCGCAGGAAGTCCCTGAGGATGGTGAGCCCACCCCGGTACCCCTTGGCGGTAAGCCGCTGGTGGATAACGGTGCCGAGGACGCGGGGATTACGTTCGAGCATGGCCCGGATATCATCCCGGAACGGGTCCAGTTTGCTGGGTCGCTGGAGTTTTTTCCGTTCGGGGGTTGGATTGCGAAGGTATTTGGTGACGGTTTGGCGGTTCAGGGCCAACTGCTCCGCGATATGGCTTTTCGTCCAGTCTTCCTGTGCCAGGCGNTGGATCTCAAAAACGATGCGTCTTGTGATCATGGTCTCCTCCGAGGCTTTGGTGGATGAGTTGGCGAACGGTGGCGCGGTCGGTCCGAGACCCACAAGGCAGGGAAAGAACCTGAAACAGCCTCCCGTCAAAGGCGATCAAGTCTTTGTGGATCAAACCGTCCCGGGCGAGGATGTATTCATCGGCCAGCAGGCCCGTCAATGAACAGATCCGGTCGTAACTGTAATAGGACAATCCGTGGCGGTCTCCGACCACGATCAGGAAGAGATAGAGGATCAACTCGTGGTGGCTGAGTTCGGCCCAGAAGCCCTCGCGCAAAAACCGGTGCTCGATGGTGGCAAAGCTCCCTGCGATCTTTCTTGCCCTGTCGGGGCGAAGCAGCCGTTTTTCGATCATGGCCTTTCTCCTTTCGAGAGAAAAGCTAGCATGCGGATGGAACCAAAGGCGATCGAGTCCTCTTTTGCAATCAGAGCCTGACGTGTCTAACGAGCAGGAATTAAAAAGACTTTTTCTGGGAACGCGTCCATTTTTGCAATCACTGGGAGCATGTAAAAGGCCTGCGGAGGTCCGCCAATCCAAGGGATCAACGCGTCCATTTTTGCAATCCGCTTTCCAGGCGATCTACGGCTGTTGCGGCAGTGCTGCAGCAGGCGGTTACGCTGAGCTTTGGCGGGATGGCGTTTACGGTAGGCCTTGTAGTAACCGGGGTGGCGGTTGTGCCACGCTTTCTGGCAGTCGCGCTGGTTGGCTTTGTAATCCGGGTCGGAGAGGAGTTTTTCACGCTGCCACTGGCGCTTCCGGGCACGCTGGCATTCCTTCCGGGCGCAATAGCGTTGGGTCTTGATGCGCGGATTGCGCTCGAAAACAGATCTGCAATGGAGGCATCGAATAGTCTCGTTCATGGTCGTCCTCCCCGTGGATGACAACCATAACACTTGTGAGCCTAATCTTTCGAGATTACACAAAAAGACGAAATAAAGAAGAGAAAGAAGCAGATCCAGGAAGAAAAGACAGGTTTTACATACAGGAAAGAAGGAAGAACCTGCAATGCCGGTTTTTCAGATGCTCATTTTGGCCAGTTTTCTACCGGCTATATCTGCCCATTTTTTGACCGGCGTTAATAAGAAGGATCGTTCAATGGCTTAGAAGGGGTTTTTTCAGGTCCAAAAGGTGGTTTTAAGGGGTAAAACCGGCCCGTCTTCGAATCTTTTTCGAGTCTGTCCAAATACCTATCTTGGTCCGACCCCAAATAGGGCTTGACAAAAGAAGGATGGGTATTCTAAAAATCTAAAGGGATGTTCAATCTTGGCTGCTTTTCGAGCATTTCCTTTCAAGAAAGAGTCATTGGTTTCAAATGGGTCTTCTATTTTTTTTAAAAAGGAAGGAAGGCCTTTTCGGTTTGCGGTTGATGATTTTTGCAATTTGCGATATGCGAACAAATGGTGAAGTTCGCGTTTAGGTGTGCCTTACTATACATTAGACGAACTATATTCTTTAAGTCTCTATTGTTTTCTAACCTTCATGTCTTTCTCATCTCCATCTGTAAAAGTACAGGGCATCTTCAAAGGTGTCCGTTGTCCAAATAAAGCGTATTAAAAATTTTCCAAATCGAGTTTTCGGAAAAATCTCACCGGATATCGCCGTTATCCGTGTATTTTCGGATGAGAAGGTCTCTGCTGAGCGCTTCTCGGTGTCTATCGTAAAGCTTTAACGCTTAATCCAGGTATTCCGGGCGTATATGTAGTTTTCAGCTGCAAGCCGGTTTGATGGCGTTTTCATGGGGCAGATGATGTGGTTGCTCTACGAGAGAATATCGAAGTCCACCAAGTTGGGCTTTCAAAGCTTGAAATCGTGTGCCCGGGTTGGAAGTCCCATCGAGTTCCATCGCCCACCTTGGTTTGAAAAGATCTTTTCGTTCATGGTCAATGTTGACGAGCAGGTCTTATGGAAAAAGAGAGCTTCAAGGTCGTTAGAAAGACTGCAGGGCTTAGCAACCTGTTCAATTTGATCGCCTCTCTCGCGCTCCTGGTGATCATGTTGCTTACGTGTTTCGATATCTCCATGAGGTATCTCTTCAGTCGTCCAATCCCCGGGACCTATGAAATCGTGAGCATTTTGGGAGCTGTCGTGGCCGCCTTTGCGATGCCTTATACGATGCTGGAGAAGGGGCATGTCGCGGTGGACATCCTGGTCAAGAGCCTCTCGCGGGGCAAACAGCTCGTCATCGAAACCGTGACACACCTTCTCGGCATCCTCTTTTTTCTTGTGCTGGTTTGGCAGTCCGTCGAGTTGGGCCTCGATATGAAGGCGGCGGGGGAGATCACACCGATCCTGCATATTCCGTTTTATCCACTTATTTATTTGATTGGACTTTGTTTTTTCGGCCTATGCGTTGCCATTCTGCATAACCTCTTAGACTTCTGGAAGAAGGCGAAAAGATGAATCCAGTCCATGTCGGCCTCCTTGGCGTTCTATTTCTCGTCATCCTTTTATTTTCACGTTTTCCGGTTGCCTTCTGCATGGCCCTTGTGGGGCTGCTCGGTTTCGGGTACCTGGTGAGCCCTGCTGCGGCGCTGAACATCACCGTGAAAGATTTTTATACGGTTTACAGCTCATACGACTTGACGGTCGTCCCGCTGTTCGTTTTCATGGGACAAATTCTCTTCTACTCGGGCATCAGCCGCAAACTCTACGATGCCGCTTTCAAGTGGGTCGGCCACTACAAGGGCGGCCTCGCGATGGCGACGATCGGAGCCTGTGCGGGGTTTTCCGCCATTTGCGGATCCACGAACGCGACGGCGGCGACCATGGCCTCCGTCGCGCTTCCCGAGATGAAACGGCTGAAATACCGTGATGAATTGGCTACCGGGGTCGTGGCCTCCGGGGGGAGCCTTGGAATTCTGATCCCGCCCAGCGTAATCTTCATCGTCTACGGGATCCAGACCGAACAATCCATCGGAAAACTTTTCATGGCTGGGATTTTTCCCGGGATCCTGCTTTCCATCCTCTTCATCCTGACCATCTACATCTGGGTCTCGTTGAGGCCGGAGATCGCCCCGCTGGTCGAAAGGCAAGGGTTGAAAACCAGGATCAAGTCCCTGGCGGGCCTGGTCGAGGTCATCATCCTGTTTTTGCTGGTCATGAGCGGGCTCTTCCTGGGTATATTCACCCCGACGGAGGCGGGCGCGGTAGGGGCATTCGGAGGTCTGGTCATTCCTCTCGTGAGGAATCAGCTCTGCTGGGAGGGGTTTCGGGATGCACTCTACTCCTCGACGCGCACGACCTGCATGATCTTCATGATTGTTGCAGGGGCGACGGTATTCGGCCACTTTCTGGCGGTGACCACCATCCCGAGCACCTTGTCGGGGTGGGTCGTGGAGCTTCCGCTGCCTCACTGGGCAATCATGATCGTCGTCATGTTCTTTTTCCTCATAGGGGGGTGTTTCATGGATGCCCTCGGGATGATCCTCCTGACGATCCCCATATTCTTCCCGGTTGCGGTAGCCCTTGGCTATGATCCGATCTGGTTCGGGGTGGTGATCGTGCTCGTAACGGAGCTCGGCGTCATTACACCGCCTGTAGGCATCAATGTGTATGTCGTGAGCGGAATCGCAAAGGGGGTGCCATTGGAGGTCATTTTCAAAGGGACTTTCCCGTTTGTTTTGACGCTGATTACCTACATCGTCATCATGATTTTCTTTCCGCAGATCGCTCTGTTCTTGCCAAGTTTTCTGGCGTATTGATCTCTTCAATTGGAAACGGAGGTTGGGCTTCAAGCGGCTTTTCAATGAATTTTTTTTGGAGTGCGAGAGAGATTTCAGAGGCGGTGAACTTCAAGATCGAAAGGAGAGTCGGCATGAGGAAAAATTTCTGGTTCACAGTGGCGTGTCTGGTATGCGGTGCACTGCTTGCGTCGATGGGGATGGTCGTTCCACAGGCACAGGCGGAAACCTACAACTTCACCTACAGCACGTTTTTCCCTCCAACCCACATCCAGACCAAGGTGCCCCAAGCCTGGGCAAAAGAGATCGAAGAGCTTTCCGGCGGCAGGATAAAAATAAAAATCTTCACCGGAGGGTCTCTCACGCCTGCCCCGCAGATCTATGACGGGGTGGTGAAGGGCATTTCGGATTTCGGATCCTCCGTCCTGGCCTACTCTCCGGGGCGCTTCCCCATTATGGAAGCGGTGGACAACCCGCTTGGCTAC harbors:
- a CDS encoding Transporter, MscS family, with product MSPNPEIADAFRELSHVKLLPIILIAVAAWAAIKIADRLFPWVAERLPARFRLHVLPVVTIVRLMIFALAMVLIVPLIIEPSFQNLVAILAAAGLAIGFAFKDYMSGIIGGLLVVYERPYRVGDWVEIDGDYGEVKSVSARSVRLLTPDDTVVHIPHTRMWQSAIRNHNDGKRDLQCTADFYLDSDHDGSLMRQRLHDVALTSPYVNLDHPIIVVTSENPWGTRHRIRAYPIDAREQFLFISDLTARGRRSISEAGGRPIRVPWHPGKEDGVQGLSGTGP
- a CDS encoding putative 4Fe-4S ferredoxin, iron-sulpur binding domain-containing protein (Evidence 3 : Putative function from multiple computational evidences); this encodes MPMAIRKALIVYFSPSGTTRRMARAIESALRTEGTPAVMIDLGRDDDIPFVMSQMGAARDNICIYVGSPVYASYAAPPVTAFLSGLPPSCKGFSVPFVTWGGVNSGRALYDMARTLQERGYPVLGAGKFVAEHSLMWALDEPLAKGRPDRNDALIAEQLVTSVEAKMRTSEPATIAADSLAPDPQAPPEPDPEGFTRAKAHFPARTLDQEHCTLCNLCADQCPVQAIRLTPYPEFGPECIFCFNCVRYCPEGAIRAELAPLHVRIRKLRERYGEPAESRIYL
- a CDS encoding hypothetical protein (Evidence 5 : Unknown function), giving the protein MQMPKYGKEAKAQQMGLWYRWRKVWIAVTFMLALMAGARQSRAMEFCAGDATFDRPFRKGQVALQLASGLLFSPTILAKRSSVMDYWQTNLRLSKMLTDPGPGRSLIRGNWELIGELTYSYIYKGAGNVMGGVTGLIRYNFVQPGARCFPYLQAGVGVVLNDAYRDGNQIDLGQAVEFTPQGSAGLRFMLSPHWALNAEVMFHHVSNAGLSMRNRGLNAFGGLVGMTYFFGGTEEPVR
- a CDS encoding GAF domain protein, which gives rise to MGRKPERKFYLKEFKAISHAISIYEDLALLMNHLSEGTSRTFEAKGCSIFLVDDRENQLVHVSTYGISEEYLNKGPLVLNKESCVTCTGEPVLIRDMQKDVRVQYPESAAKEGIVSMLSVPIKYHGAVIGVIRVYHAEPWEYHEADIETLCVLAEQLGVVIENNGLKNFLERVKMALESLPLRALEGL
- a CDS encoding Protein kinase — protein: MAGKVFRDTTPIFVIDHGDIIEVGGKRYVVTGHERERRFGMDDPKFWVKRVVDEETGEKKLIKLSFLETFVASYGEVKVNCFRNPTKEAEILDLVKDHPFFMHGTSSLDEKGNVLRILDIVNGTNFLLYLDEFTMPYRDYMEKYLPNMLRHIVKAFEAIRFLHINGFRHGDIRNDHIIVEKETGRYVWIDFDYDFEATENPFALDLFGLGSILMNAIGKGLHDMHMILQQKSTYGDVAEQLEPGDFSIIHKRRLVNLKKLYPEIPKPLNDILMHFSKSANVYYEFTEEIIEDLNRCLYSVFE
- a CDS encoding UspA domain protein translates to MTTNVLVPLSDSVSSRAVVDYLVNLPFCPEDWNVVLIHLFRKPSASEELMGKKFTEEMSARYQDVLEKARDRLIEAGFTPDHIRIEMISEPYPTISDGIIDQFRKDKYDMVVIGRKRMTKAEEFVMGDVSVKLLRALEGAAILVVKSK
- the perM gene encoding putative permease PerM homolog (Evidence 3 : Putative function from multiple computational evidences), with product MNPVIAWFRRHLSNPQIVILGVLLIIGGVLVLALGGILAPVLVSLVLAYLLEGLVKFFERLKIPRILSVAIIFVLFMAGLLFLFVALVPLLWQQSVQLIQGLPSKISWTQDALMQLPDRYPEFFSEQQIRDFMAMLRSELANAGQRLVSLSIASARLIVWIVVYMFLVPMLVFFFLKDKNRLLEWVRRFLPAERRLASEVWQEVDRQIGNYVRGKAWEILIVWVVSFITFSLLGLEFAMLLSLFVGLSVLIPYIGATVMTFPVAFIAYFQWGPTAPFFYTVGAYLLIQILDGNVLVALLFSEAVNLHPIAIIVAVLFFGGVLGFWGIFFAIPLATLVQAIINQWGRTKLSA
- a CDS encoding conserved hypothetical protein (Evidence 4 : Unknown function but conserved in other organisms): MSVSIEVVSQDLKALKLSVMAAHLEGVLEQARQKNLGILDILKRLLDAEQEERWKNAVSRRFSQSGITERVSIDQFDFHHHKSREDQKTKILELLNLDFIEKKQDIIFIGNPGTGKTMLAKCIATSACNANLKVLFTSAIDMINQLVAAELDRSLIRKLRHYQTPDLLVCDELGYLPLGSQGSNLFFQVISQRHTQRSTILSTNLPFAQWGKVFDSNTVASAIADRLVYNSEIIILGGTSYRRKNK